The Podarcis raffonei isolate rPodRaf1 chromosome 2, rPodRaf1.pri, whole genome shotgun sequence genome window below encodes:
- the RXRB gene encoding retinoic acid receptor RXR-beta isoform X3 — MIGSAMTTSISGLGSPFPVISSSMGSPGLPATPSIGYGPVSSPQINSTVNLSGLHSVSSSDDVKPPLGMRVVAGHPHGAIMPGKRLCAICGDRSSGKHYGVYSCEGCKGFFKRTIRKDLSYTCRDNKDCIVDKRQRNRCQYCRYQKCLATGMKREAVQEERQRGKDKDGEGDLAGGGANEDMPVEKILEAELAVEQKSDQGVEGSGATGGSSVSWGGGAAGSERSPRTFDVNEPNDPVTNICQAADKQLFTLVEWAKRIPHFSELPLDDQVILLRAGWNELLIASFSHRSISVKDGILLATGLHVHRNSAHSAGVGAIFDRVLTELVSKMRDMRMDKTELGCLRAIILFNPDAKGLSNPGEVELLREKVYASLESYCKQKYPEQQGRFAKLLLRLPALRSIGLKCLEHLFFFKLIGDTPIDTFLMEMLEAPHQMS; from the exons ATCAACTCCACGGTCAACCTGTCGGGACTCCACTCGGTCAGCAGCTCTGACGACGTGAAGCCCCCGCTGGGCATGCGGGTGGTGGCCGGCCACCCTCACGGAGCCATCATGCCCGGGAAGAGGCTCTGCGCCATCTGCGGCGACCGGTCGTCAG GGAAGCACTACGGGGTCTACAGCTGCGAGGGCTGCAAAGGTTTCTTCAAGCGGACCATCCGGAAGGACCTCAGCTACACCTGCCGCGACAACAAGGACTGCATCGTGGACAAGCGCCAGCGCAACCGCTGCCAGTACTGCCGCTACCAGAAATGCCTGGCCACCGGCATGAAGCGCGAAG CGGTGCAGGAGGAGCGCCAGCGTGGGAAGGACAAGGACGGGGAGGGGGacctggccgggggcggggccaaCGAGGACATGCCGGTGGAGAAGATCCTGGAGGCGGAGCTGGCCGTGGAGCAGAAGTCGGACCAGGGGGTCGAGGGAAGCGGCGCCACGGGGGGCAGCTCGGTGAGTTGGGGTGGTGGTGCTGCGGGATCAGAACGCTCGCCCCGGACGTTTGACGTCAACGAG CCCAACGACCCCGTCACCAACATCTGCCAGGCGGCCGACAAGCAGCTCTTCACGCTGGTGGAGTGGGCCAAGCGCATCCCCCACTTCTCGGAGCTGCCCCTCGACGACCAGGTCATCCTGCTGCGGGCGG GCTGGAACGAGCTTCTCATTGCCTCCTTCTCCCACCGCTCAATTTCCGTCAAAGACGGCATCCTTCTGGCCACCGGCCTCCACGTCCATCGCAACAGCGCCCACAGCGCCGGCGTGGGGGCCATCTTTGACAG GGTTCTGACAGAGCTGGTGTCCAAGATGCGAGACATGCGCATGGACAAGACGGAGCTGGGCTGCCTGAGGGCCATCATCCTCTTCAATCCAG ATGCGAAGGGTCTCTCCAACCCCGGAGAGGTGGAGCTGTTGCGGGAGAAGGTCTACGCCTCCCTCGAGTCCTACTGCAAACAGAAGTATCCTGAGCAACAGGGCAG GTTTGCCAAGCTTCTCCTGCGTCTTCCTGCGCTGCGATCCATCGGGCTGAAGTGCCTGGAGcacctcttcttcttcaagcTGATTGGGGACACCCCCATCGACACCTTCCTCATGGAGATGCTGGAAGCCCCCCACCAGATGTCCTga